The genomic window GAGGGATTGAGGGAGAACAGATCTCACTCGAACAAGGTcagagagaaaacaaagattTCGCTCGAGCAAGGGTCTGTGGGTTTTAGAAACCCTTGCTCGTTTTGCTTGAGCGAGGTCTGCACTCAagtgaaaccctcattcgagtgaAACCCTTGCTCGAGTAGAGATCATTTCATTGGGtttttgagaccttctctcgtTTGAGGGGAGTGGGTTTTCAGAAACCTTGTATCtctgatttagagagagagagagagagagcaggctAGTTGCCATCAGCAGTTCTGCCGATCGCCGGATGTCGCTGTTGATCGAAGGAGTTCGTTGGCATCCAAGGAAGgatgaaagaggaagagaatgaagagaaagaaaaaagatgaaacaatgaggaaaacaataaatatgTTCAATGTTCATAGTGTTACTATTCACCCACTGTTTTTTCTTAAGTGAGAGAAGGGGAAAAGTAGAGGAATAGGAGAGGCAGAGAGCAAGAGCCTGTAGTTGGCATTTGATGCTTTAGCCTACAGTTGGAGGAGTCGGTGGTGGTTCACGAGAACGAAGgagtgaggagagagaaaaagaaagaagaatatcCATTACCCGAGCTAACGAGTCCAGTTGGGTTAAGCGAGCTTCGTTAAGcgaactcaaactcggctcgataaaataaatgagttgaacgatcaactcgagctcggcttgttCAGTAGAAAAGCTGGCTCAAACTCAAGTTCgtgtcgagctttaacgagccgagttcaagtTGCTCGGCTAGTTGTTCACTCCTACTCACATCAGTCATGTAAagaatttgataaataaatgaaaactagTAATGATAAATAGCTGGATTCAGTTGATGttattgtactttttttttttgtctatttacATTGGCCCAGATCATATATGCAACTAACTCAGCGGTGGAGGCAAGTATGGGTTAAGTGTGGACAATTATCACccaaaaaaaactttgtttcttTATGTTGATATCTTCcagcaattttttcatttacatattggttctccttaaaaatttaaaatttcatacgTAGTGTTTCTTactcaaaattttctggctatttttagagagagaaacataacAACAACATTGCTAATGACTCGTACTGGTGAGCCCCACACGGTACGTTACTGTTTGATAGATGTCTCACGTCTACATTGACAGAAATTTTAGGCCTTTTCTGATTCATGACAAAGATTCACAATCTATGCTGTTTTTTTGGCTGAAGCGAGCATGGTTGCAGTTAGAGGAGACTTAATGCTGACTTTTAGAACTTTGCACTTGAAGTGTCCCGGCCTTGACCCACTATTGGGTGATGTAGAAGTCTTGTAGACTACCCCGTGTGGTGGATCAATTAGGAATGTGATTGGAATTGATTCGAACCAGATATTACTCTTTATTGTATTCATTTTTCTGgataaaaatctgatttcacaatttgaatctgatttttacattcataaatgaatctgaatccgaattttgaactgaatgctagattttcaaaatgtaagaggattggatataagatacttatttgaaactgaatccGTTTCAAAAgtgaatctgattggatatttatgtatgtttgaacctggatctgaatctgatctgatccAACTGAATGTCagttcttaaatccaaatctggtccAAATCAGTCCTTTTATCAATCATGAATCACGggggatgtgtgtgtgtgtgacaaaaAGAGATGAGCACGTAACAAAGTGGAATAATTTTTCTTatagacaaaaaggaaaattttaatGAGCTCACAATATTAATAGGTATGAAAAGGAAACATGCCCTACAACGAAACTTGTTGATTTTTAGATCTTagtagaagaaacaaaaaatatatctaCCATATGGGAGAGAATTTTATTAACCACCAACCTAagtaattttaattttcatttctcaATTTTGGGTTATCAATAGAAGTACGTTTGAATAAGCAATCCACAAAACAATTAGAAGGCGAAACACAAGGTAGTGGTTGCTTGGCAGTAACAAAACAGTACCtaactgttatatatatatcggcCAAAAATTGAGGCAAACTTATGGAACGCCTTAAAAAGTAGTATTTCACAAACTTGCTTCAatttttaaggcagattcatcATAAGCAATATAGGAAACAATTGAGAGACGTGTTTTATAAATACGAACCAATGATTGAGGTAAAAATTATGAAACACTTCAAAAGTGTTGTATAAACTTACTCCAACTTTCAaaggcagatttatgaaacaataacaaagtCTTTCATTTGCCAAACAAACTTTTACAATTTCTACTCTTGTGTTTCAGTTTAATAGTCATAATGTGTTTCCACATGATTCTGTATCGGTTTCATACAGTAGCTGTAGTGACTGACAGCATCAGCAATCAAAAGAACGCCATGAATTTGTCTCTGACAATGAAAACGTGTGACCAATGACTGTCCCAAACGCTTCTGCTGTCAATCATGAATCAAgggggatgagagagagagagagagagagaggacaaaaggaaatgagCACATAGTATATGCAAATTAAAGTAGTAATTTTTCttatagacaaaaaaaaagaaagttttaatGAGTGCACACTATTAATAAGTATGAAAAGGAAATATGTCCAATAATGAAACTTGTTCATTTTTAGATCTTggtaaaaagaaacaaaaaaatatgtctGTATGTATGGGTGGGAATTTGAATAACTATCAAGCAAAGTAATTTTAATCTTAACGTAAGTTTCTTAATTTGGGTTATCGATATGGGTACTTTCTCAAAAGTAATCTATAAAACAATTAGGAGACGAACACAAGATAATGCCTAGATAATGCTTAGTGGGTAGTCACTTGAATGTTTGTTTAGCAAACATAACAATATAACAATATGtaactgtttcataaatatggTTCAATgattgaggcaaattcatggaatgcCTTAAAAAGTATTTCAGgaatctaccttaatttttAAGGCAAATTCATCATAAACAATCCATAAAACAATTGATAGATGAAACCCAAGGTGATGTCTAGTTGCTACTACCTTGACCGTCTATTTGACAAATAAACCAATGTTTTATAACTATGATCCAAAGATTGaggtaaatttataaaacactttGAAAAAAGTGTTCTATAAACCTACCCAACTTTTAAATCACactcataaaattattttatttgccaAACAAACCCTTCAAAGGttcatttatttccttttcaaaaggcTTCTTACCTACCAGTCACCATAAATAATAGTATAATGGCAACTTTGTCGTATAAAGACTCAAGAATCCACTTCTAATTTCTATTTCTTAGTCAAGATATGACTTTTCTGTCTCCTGAATATTCAAGCAGTTCACATGCACCCTTGTTTTCAACGCCAATCCCGGCAGTCTGTCACAATTCCGTCACCGTTGATGCCCATTGAAACTATCCTTCGGGGTAGTTAATTCCAGAGATTGGTTTCTGACGTTTTCTTCAATCTGTCTTTTCAGTACACAAGACTTTTTCCTGAACAAACGCAATTATTGTATTGGGGTCCTTTAGGGTCCTAAAAAGTCATGGAATCGGCATTCAattgatcatatatgtaaattaattaTCATGCATTAACTCATCCCCACATGCACCTTACAGATATGGTCAACATTTCATACATATCAAGTTGGTCCACACACAATAATTTTCAGTCACCTTCTCCAAAGCTCGTGACATCCGGCCCAATGCCAATCACACATCTCATCAATAAATTATCAGTTTCaccatatattttatatgtaaatgattTCATCATCTTGTGTATGTTACATGGTGTCTGTATTGGACTACCCAAGAATCTTCCTTCCCATATTGTTACACATGTGAACGTCTTCTGTCTTCTTGCTGTGACTAGAAATTTTTGTACTCTACCGATCGGATTCATCAGAATTTGTTGGTGTAAGATTACACATCTACCCCTTCCGCGAGTCCGGCAAGCCGTTCCGGGCATCATGTCCACCGGTGACCTCGCTGGCCGGCACTTCTTGTGCGGCCATCTCCATGTTGTTGGCCTGCCTGAACTTGGCATAGATGTCACCTTTGTAGAACTTCCTGGTCCTCATAACCAAAATCAGAGATACCAAGAAGCCCAAAAAGGTTGCTCCTGCAATTATGATGAAGGATAGCCGGTAGCAGTGTGAGCCGAGGCAGGTGAGCTCGCCATGGGTGGGCAAACCGCCCCTCTGCTTCAGCCCTTCTTGGTCATAAAGGTAGCCTGCCACCCTCACGTTCAGAATATAGGAGCCTATTGGGGACGCCACTGCTGCAAAGTTGAACAAGGTGGAGTAGTACTTGAGCCCAAAGAGCTCAGAGATGATGGCGAAGAGCAGCGGCCATTGCGCCCCGAAACAGAGGCCGAGTATTATAGAGGCAAAGTATAGGGATCCGGGGATTGCGAAGGCGATGAGCAGGTGTCCCGCACAAGATAACAGCAGGACACAGCTGAGCATCAGCGGACGCGGGAACTTGTACTTGGCCAGGAAAATTTCCGACACGAATCCGGCGAGAACCCGACCGGCGAAGTTCCAAATGCTGATCAGAGAGACGAATGTGCCGATGCTCTGCTTTTGGTATCCGAGCGACTGACCGATCTGGCCCAAATTGTCGATGGCTGTTAAGGTGCCCCCTATGCCACATATGGTTGCGACGAAGAGAACCATCATGTCGATGCTTACTAGCGCCTGCAGGATGGTGTAGTCCTCCCCTCTGTCGGGAGACTTGAACATCTTCTTGAGGCAGGAGACCGCCCCGGTGGATGCCGGAGTACTGCCATTTGCCGCCGGAGGTGGCGACAACGGCGACGCAGGAGGAGCCGGCAGAGCTTCCTGTTGCTTCTCTGCTTCTTTGGCCTCACTGGGTATGTAAGAAGGAATTGGGGACTTTTTCAATTTGGGAATCTCCTGACGGAAGATGATGACCaagggaagaagaagcaagGTGACGACGACGGCGGCACTGGTTTTGTAACCGGCGGCCGTGAAGTGGACCCTCGGTTGGACGATGATGACTACCATGAGGTAACCTGCCAATGCGATTGTGACATAGAGGATTGAGTAAAATGCTTTCAACTCTTGCTTGTTCTGCTCCCCTGTCAAACGATCAGAAGAAAGAAATCGTCAGAACTTTTAGAAAAACGATAATCATGGATTCTTTTCTGAAACTGAAAAGCAGATAGCTGAAGAAATTAAGATGTTTACCCTCAAAACTCGGACGAATGGAAGGAAGACGTATGAGATGAGAGAAGGAAGCCAAGCAATGAGCAGAATGAGTCCCTCAGGATTCTGCCCATAGATGGCATAATAAAGCTGGGTGAAGATGGCTCCACTCAAACCAGTGAAGCCCTTGAGCAGTCCGAGCACGATCCCTCGGCTCTCCGGGAAGCTCCTGACACAGGTGACCAGAGATCCGGTGTTGACGAACGTCTGGGAATTGGCACCGATGCATATGTAGAGGCACATCTGCCACAACTTGGGCTGGGCAATGCGTTTGGTGACGGCAAGCCAGATCATGAAGTAGCCGCAGAAGTTGAGTGAAGCTCCGAGGAACAGCACGAACCACGGCGGAGTGACCTCGGCGATGAGGCCGGAGATGACGCCGACGTTGGCGCCGaggtccttgaagaagctcagGGTGTTGAGAGTCTGCTGGTCATAGCCGAGCGCCGACTTGATGCTCGGCGAGTAGATGCCGAACATGTAAGTGGCGCCGGCGGCAGACATCATGAGGCATGACGCAAAAATCATGAACCACCGGCCGCGCAGCACTTGCAGGACCAAGTTGGCAGCCTCACCGGCCGAAGAAGACATGGCGGCAACAACCATCTCTCTCTGAACCACTGCCTGTTCAGCTTGCTTTTGATGGCATGGCACTCTTGGGTTGCTATTATATAAGCAGGAAAAGATAGGGAACAAAGATGAAAATCTAAGACATGTGATTGACTTTGACTTGAGGAGCATGTGGACTCACACAGGGAGAGATGGAAGCAGGGATGTGGTTGAGTTTTGGCACAGAGACAAGAGAAGAAAGCTGCAGAAAAGATGAAAACTCAAATCAATCTCTTGGAAAAGTAGATTGGATCTTTAACTTGCTTGTTGGTATTATTTTATTTGCCTCAAATTGGTGAAGGGTGGACCTAAAATCTGGTCCGTCCATCTCATATCTAATCTATTGGTGCCAATGGTTTTGTTGGGCATGAGGGAATTTAAACTTTGATTGTAGAGCCTTGAATTCGAGTGCCCAAAAAGACAAATGGGTTTCGAGATATGGACCCCAAGAGCCATCCACCactagtttctttcttttgtcctCTTGGAGGATTGGTCAATTGCTTTCACATCTACCAACCATCGATAGATTCCcttattttaattttacttCACTCTCAGTTGTTGAAAACAGCAACACTCTCAGTTGTTGAAAACAGCAACATTCTAGTTGACAAGTATACCCAAGTCAAAAAAACAACTCTAAAACCCCCATAgataaaggaagaagaaagtgTCTGCTTTGAGATGAAAAATGAGACTTCATCTGTTCACCTAGAATCCGTCAATATAGtgttatatttttatatttgttatatcttaaatttttataaCAACTCGACCCCCTTCTAAGTTTAGACCCCTAGTTTGGCGGATCTTAACATACTTCCTAGCAGCTTTGactttaactttaaaaaaaaaaaactatgaaccaagacaatcatatGTTTAATAACCCTTTTCATAAGCTCTTAAAGATCCATCACACTTTTTAATACTGGactaaatttttcaaattttataccgtttattttaaatttaagatttgaaatattttctaattctcatacatgtgatttcaaaaaatgataatgacattttatgttattttttgctGGTCTAATATAATCAGTGAGTCGTGAATCGGCTATTACATTACAAGCCCAAGATTTTTCTAGGGTATTTCTATacttgatttaaaatttttgataaaaaaaatgaggcaaACACTGTTAGCAAGCTTGAAGACTTAAAAGCTGTCCAATCAACAACTTGGCACTTGATTCAATCACCATGGCCGAAACAAATTCTACTAAAAACCTCCTCCCTTCTCCATTGTTCCAGGATCTGAGGTTGCTTCGATGTCCCACTATACTTCAATTAATTTATCAATTTCTGTTTGAATTCAACTTTGTTATGTACTTTATAATTAATTTTTGGCAGTTTCGAATAAAAAACTATTAGCTGCAATATCACTTTTCGCTTGCATGCATGATTCAATATTACTCTTACTTGGCTATAGTGAGTGaagaaccataaaaaaaatgtatgccTCGGTAAATCGACAAGAAACTTTACCATTAAAAAATGTATGTCTCGGTAAATCGATAAGAAACTttaccataaaaaaaatgtatgcaGCGGTAAATCGATAATAAACTTTGCGGCTAACACCATTCGGCTTATCAAGTCAACGGAAGTCTATTTCCAGATTTACTTGGTattcgaaaaagaaaaaagaaacaggtAGGACAGATCGCAACCGTCCATCCACCACATCCAACGGTCGATCATGTCGGCGAGAAGGAAGAGTCAAAGGGAACGGGGAGAGCCGTAGTCAAAGGCATCGTTGAGAAAAGCGTGGGAAAGAGAGCCTTGCTGTCGCCGACGTGTTGCGTCTGAAGGTGGGTGTACGCGCGTCCACTTGGTCTTAACGCGTTCAGGTGGGACCCAGCGGCTATGTGGGTCCCACCGCCGGCTGTACCGAGACGTACGTGGAGGCGGCGGTGCTTGTTGGCGCCGGGTTCAGCTGTCGACGGACTTCTGATGCGACGCGTTATTGTATTCTTCACTATCATGCGGTCTTAATTGGGGTACGTCCGGCCGGCCCGGCTGGAGCCCGGGTTTCACTGGATGCTCTAAACCCGAGCTCAGGCCcgactcaactcaattaaaataaaaaaaatattttttaaaatataacataaaattttttaaatataatatatgtttttaataacaaaatatatattattattaaataaaaatgatataaaaaattAAGCGGGCTGACCTGACCCGGGTTGGGTATCAAGCCTGATTCCTAGGCTTACTTTGTTTGGTGAAATTAATCGCTTTGgggtaatttttcaaaattttaaagttggAAGGCGACCTTGTTTGCTTGATTGCTTCATGTGAGGTTCAGATTTTCTATCTTTGAATCATGGAGGGGTCGTGCGGCAACAAGGGCATTATAAACATTGAGGCAAGTTTGAAGAACAATAGTTTTATTATTCTATGAATTGATCTCAATATTTAGAGTAGATTCATTGGATACTCTCTTAATGTTATTTCTACCAAACAACTTCTAACGAGTGTATGATAGTCTTGTCTCTGATATTAATATGATAATCTCTTATTCATAGATTTAAAACCAGATCTCCtcactagttttttttttttttcaattgaaactACCAATTGAATAATATTGTGGATATGTCGTCATGCAGTTAAAATAGGACTGATGACGATGATGGTTGAAGTGCTCGACATTCTCATTTTAATGTGTTGAATTTTTAATCGAATTAGATTCAATGATGTCTCTGTGGATCCGGATTTGACCTTCTTACTTAATACttacagagagggagagaagagagaaagagatctacAATCTGACCTGCTTACAAAGTTGCCAAATTCAGTAAACAAGTCCCAAATTGAAATGCAAATTGCTGGGCCAGACTATCACTTTCTTGAGAGAAAGTGTCGTCAAAATGGATTCGAATTAGTCAAATATGGAACTAAATCAATTCGATTCGACCCATTACTCCAAAGATGTCACATGTCATATACTATCTTCTACCAactccacacacacatatatatatatatatatatatatagagagagagagagagagagagatcttttcAAGATGGAAGGCTGaggaaaaatcaaagaaaaaaaaaaattggatatttaCTCATCTAGTATTAATtaaccactttttcttttttattttctctcaacAACTGATATAAAAAGTTTaaatactttatatatatgaatatacaaaaaataactaaaatataaaaaggtgtgtcattttttcttcttattttttgctttcaGTTGTCcatgaaatatatgaaaaaa from Nymphaea colorata isolate Beijing-Zhang1983 chromosome 6, ASM883128v2, whole genome shotgun sequence includes these protein-coding regions:
- the LOC116256469 gene encoding protein NUCLEAR FUSION DEFECTIVE 4-like, whose amino-acid sequence is MLLKSKSITCLRFSSLFPIFSCLYNSNPRVPCHQKQAEQAVVQREMVVAAMSSSAGEAANLVLQVLRGRWFMIFASCLMMSAAGATYMFGIYSPSIKSALGYDQQTLNTLSFFKDLGANVGVISGLIAEVTPPWFVLFLGASLNFCGYFMIWLAVTKRIAQPKLWQMCLYICIGANSQTFVNTGSLVTCVRSFPESRGIVLGLLKGFTGLSGAIFTQLYYAIYGQNPEGLILLIAWLPSLISYVFLPFVRVLRNKQELKAFYSILYVTIALAGYLMVVIIVQPRVHFTAAGYKTSAAVVVTLLLLPLVIIFRQEIPKLKKSPIPSYIPSEAKEAEKQQEALPAPPASPLSPPPAANGSTPASTGAVSCLKKMFKSPDRGEDYTILQALVSIDMMVLFVATICGIGGTLTAIDNLGQIGQSLGYQKQSIGTFVSLISIWNFAGRVLAGFVSEIFLAKYKFPRPLMLSCVLLLSCAGHLLIAFAIPGSLYFASIILGLCFGAQWPLLFAIISELFGLKYYSTLFNFAAVASPIGSYILNVRVAGYLYDQEGLKQRGGLPTHGELTCLGSHCYRLSFIIIAGATFLGFLVSLILVMRTRKFYKGDIYAKFRQANNMEMAAQEVPASEVTGGHDARNGLPDSRKG